TCCTTTGTGTGGTCATCATACACAGTCGTCCAGTGAGGAAAGAAGTGTGGGTATAGCAGTAGATTGAGTACTGTAGATTGAAATATGCGTGCGTCCCATTCCCTCATCCCTCCTCCATCCACTGGTTGGCTGGCTGTCTGATGACAAAACCAAAACACCCAACAAGGATGTAACGTGGCAGGAAAAAGATTTTGATTGGAACTTATGAATGGCAAGGCCAGGCTAGCTTTTCAGTAAATTTCTGTCAGGTCTGAATGAGTAATGGAGTAACTTCGGATGTCAACCAGCTATCTTAAAGGTCCActtccaatttaaaaaaaaaaaaatggttttacTCGCTCCTTTTGGAAAACGGACGGTCACGGCTGGTTAAATACATATGCAAGGCTTCCTAGTGGTGCGTCACCTCTCCAAGTTGCATTTCCCAATGTAGATCCAGGAGCGAATCAGGAAGAGCCTGTCTCTGTTACGTCACAGCGAAAAACGGTGTTGCCCACTTGGATTTATTTATGCCCATGTTTTAGTAAAAATatgtcaaacattttttttctcgcttgttttgaaaacaagtcgcttgttttcaaaacaagcgacGACTGGTGGCATGAAGCCTAGCTACCAGCTAGCTACTACTCTCAGTTTGTCTCCGATACAcacagcaggaggagggagccagtCAGGAAAACCGCATTTTCGTGTCACCGGTATCCATGAGAAAGACCAGAAATCCCTATTGTTTGTCCACAAACCACTTTACTAGCCCACAAAGActgcttgaaacaaagcaaccagaaagtGATTTTTAACAAAACCGACTCGTAgcgcattcaataacaatggtgaaaacggcagtattaatgaaatgacgtggGAGTACGTCTTTAGGCATGTGTTGGATGTTTATTATCCTGACCTAATCATTGTGGGTATTCACTAAAATATCAACAAAGTGAGTTCTACTTTTCcatggttttattcattttcaTAAAAAAAATAACCTGTTCATTATAACCCTAGTCATTTTATATTGGGAAACATGGatcacccgtgtgtgtgcgcatgtgttgtctGTGCTACAGGCAGCAGTTTGTGCAGGCACAGGCCCTTGCCCAGCAGAAAGCAGCAGCTCTCACCCCAGCACCtccgccccagccccagccccagccccagcagcagaTCAACATGCTCCTCCACCAGGCCCTGAAGATGAGGTGAGACGAGTGACACAACCACATCATCCTGTGGAAAATAgtagctgtgtgtttgtttgggttttttttgttttgctgtaaTGAGATCATGGATTAGGAtgtgcaaacaaaaacagctggcaGTGGCTGGTTGGCTGTCTCTGCTTAGCTAgttcatgtaagtgtgtgtgtgtccagtgtccaATGTGCAGTTCAACTAAACcgaacacaatttcaaacttctgtgctaaccctgttacacagCTTTTTGACAATAAAGGACACTTGACTGACTTCAAACTGAAAATGTCTCATCTGCAGGTCTTCAGAAGCATTGCTCCCACCTGTGACGCGCTCCATGTCGGTTCCGGACTCTGGTTCCGTGTGGGACATGCAGAACCCTCCCTCTCAGGCCCCTTGCACCCCAAATATGCAGCCAGCAGTGCCAAACAGTAGGTTTCCTTTACACACGCCAAACTGTACTCGTTGTTGAAGTCGTAAGACTCTAGAGTGTGCTGAGCGTGTGTCAGAGTGGAAATGACTGTCTGCTGCAGTaaccacacacatgaacacatggtGTATGGGTTTGTAAGTGTGAATATGCTTGCATTGCAGCTGCATGGGAGAGCAGCAGTGTGTGGGATTTGCCTGTCGACGCGATGGCACCAGCGCCGACTATAGAGCAAATCCAGCAGCTCGAGAAAGCTAAAGCTATGAAGGTGAGGATTTCTGTCATTCGTGTAAACCAAACATGAAAGGTCAAGATGAGTGAAGTGGCCAGTTTTGTCTCCCCCACTGGACATGTGACTGACCTTTTATATGTTTGTTTTGCaaggttgttttttgttgtttcgcTGGAACGGTGTGTGAGCTGTGTTCTTGTGTACCGCTAGATGGAGTTAGAGAGGCGTGAGGCTGAGCTGCGTGCCAAgcgtgaagaagaggagaggaagaggctggAGGAGGCACTGCGAGCCCAACAAGCCCAACAAGAGGAAGAGCAACGGAAACGCCTGGAAGAAGAGGAGTTGGCACGCAGGAAACAGGTCAGAGCGAGGGCAACAAGTTGACACCTATTTGCTTCAGCAGGGCCCTATATTACAAAGCTGTTTCAggcagagccgtttatagagagtttggccaactcgaatcatggcgaTTCCACAGTGGAACCTTATGGGCAGCATATGTCAGAATCACTGGATTTCAAATACAGATAAGGCTTGATATATCATCAAACTTTGCTTGTAGTATTATCCCTACATTTttgttaagccacggtagggccctgcACTGAGAGTGTTAAATGTATTATTAACCCACCCAACGCTACAGGAGGAGGCTCTGAGGAGACAACGAGAGCTGGAGGAGGCGCAGCGTCggcagaaggaggaagaggagcgatTGGCCCAGGAGGAGGCACTCCgaaggctggaggagaggaggagagaggaagaggaggaggagcggcgGAAAAGAGAAGAGTTTCTCCGAAAGCAGGTTGgtggtgttttctttttttgtttttgtttttatttttagaaaatcCTACATCCTTCAAACTAAACAGTTCTTTGATGGTATGGTATGCCTGATTAGATCTTTTAATTGCAGCTTTTCTTGACCGTAGTAAATTCCTGATTTGATAATAATTCGGCATCAACCAATGATTTCTGAGTGTCCTTTCATCTAGTGAGATGCTGACCAtcaagctatattcaggggacctagagaaggtggggtctgttgtaaaggtggctgccttcaatataggcctaaagtgcagggggaaatcctgatatgtgttcaaattgctccaagggccgtaaaagtcctccaagggccatactatgaagtggcccttcgaatgagaaaggttccccacccctgatctagtgAGATGCTGACCATTGTCTGATCTATAGGAGGAGGAACGCCGGAAACAGGAAGAGCTGGAGGCCTTGCGAAAGCGGGAAGAGGAGAagcggagggaggaggaggaggcggcggcggcggccgcagcggcggcggcagctgCATTGTTGGCACGACAAcagcaggaggagcagcaggagctcCTGAGGCAGCAGGAGGCGCtcaggcagcggcagcagcagcagcagcaagacgCCCTCCGCCgcctgcagcagcaacagcagcagcagcagctcgctcaCATGAAGGTACCGTACGCACGCAGCACGCAGAGCACAGCAGATCACAGCACGCTGCACAAGTTGAGATGAGGCTTCTGTTCAAATTAAAACCACCTTGTTAATGTCCAACCTATGAAGTAGCGACACATAAGGCCCTTTACAGAAGTGCTGTTGATTTTGCGTTGCATGACAAACATGGAATAGTAGCATCACAGGTGATTCACAGATTTAAGATGGTTCACAGACAATTTAACTGATTGTTGCAGCTCTACTCACATGCGACTTAACAGGAAGTTGAAACCAGAGCAGGAAGCGCCATTTGCATGTGTCTGAAAGCTGACTTTGTGGTGCACTCTCTGGAACCCTTTCACAGCTCCCCTCATCCTCGAAATGGGGTCAACAGTCGACAGCCTTGACGCCGCAGTCCCAGAATGCATTGTCACTTGCGGAAATTCAGAAattggaggaggaaaaagagcgGTTGGCACGACAGGAGGTGAGTTGTCCTATTTTAGGTCTGGGTTCacacttttttcctttttttttttaataagaggaaaagacaaagggcaaaacaaacaataacaaccAACACAAAAATGAAcaaggacaaaaaaacaaaacacaaacaaaaagcaTACTCCATCAGAACATTTCGTAGAGTAATCCACCTACCTTCTTAATGGCCAGAAACTAAGGaatatcccagagagagagaaaaaaaacaagctgtACTTTTCATACAAGTGTCAAAGAAACATTCGTATAGCTCTTTCACATTCTCTGGGGTTCacacttttcagaaaataatggtGTAAACTGTGCAAGTGTGAACCCCACACCTGAAATACCCCAAATACGGTGGGTACTTTAAGCAGCTCCTGCACCTTCAGGCAGTTTTGGATGGGGAAAGCAGTGGGCTTCACAGCGCCTGGTCCTCTTCTGTGTGCTCTAAATGGTCTCGGTAAATTCAGCCAAATGGTGTTGTCCATTACAGAAACGCAGTCCTGGAATACACTGCCAGCTCATATCAGACTGTGTGACATCAACACCTTCAAAATGACCCTTAAATAGTGGCTGAAATCAAACCAGACTTGCTCCCATTAATTAACAGCatgaacattgttttacttttttgtatttttcatgtAGAAGATGTTTGTGATGTGTTGGTAAATTCTGTCATGCTGTACCGTTTGCTTTGTTGTTATTCGTTTTACTATGCGTACCTGCCTTAAGACAACGGATGAAATTCAGCATCTATGCTAACTCtggcatatttatattgatgtatTTTAGCACattgattaatgtgcattgtcctaatcaaataaataacctaatgaataaataaatgaatgaatttcCCAACcacagcagcggcggcagcagcaggaaCTCCAGAAGGTTCAGCAGCAGTCTCAGCAGGTCCAGTCCAAGCTGCCTGGCTGGGGCAATGTGGCCAAACAGCCCGCTGCTACCAAGTCCTTGTTGGAGATCCAGCGAGAAGAGGCGCAGCAGATGAAGCAGAGGAAGGATCAGAAGCAGCAaccgccacagcagcagcagcagcagcagcagccgcagcagcagctaCAGCAGCCACCACCGCAGCCGCCACCTGTCCAGCAGAACAGAACCGTGAGTTAGCACCACTGTTTTcaagaatataataataataatattttggcACACTATTCATCCCTACCTCtaccacaggggtggggaacctatgtctcggggGACCATTTACGACCTTTGAGACAGTCTTATCTGGCCCTGATATAATTTGATATGTCTTGAGTTGTGAAGaagtcttagaaattacatttgcgatacaattaagttatattttaggggacctagtgaagctgggctctgttgtaaaggtggccaccttcaatgaaggcctaaagtgcagggggaaattctggtttgtgttcataatatggcccttggaggacttaatcaaATTTTaggtggccccttgaatgaaaaaggttccccagcctGCCCTACCATAAGAAGCCTATGATTGTGTCCATTGTACTGCACAGAACGCCTTGAGCAGTTCAGCGTGGGGCTCTGTGACCAGTGGCGTCTCCACATGGGGTTCCGACACCAGCAGTATCTGGGGTGACACGCACAACTCCAATGTGGGCTTCTGGGACGATGCCATCAAAGAAACCGCTCAGCCTCCCCCTCCACGCAAGAGCAACTCTCAGAAAAACAAGGGAAACGCTAACCTCAGGTAAACAATCACCGGCCTACACGTTCACTTGGCCTTCAGACCTGCCTGTCatgtctcgcacgcacacactcctgttTTCTTTGTTCTTGTTTCGTCACGATACCGTCTTCTACTGTACTACTGAAATGAATTCGCAGTGACCTAAATATGTATGAAGATAGTATGTAGAGATTTGATGAGCTTCTGCTTTCAATTTTGAAATCTGTCCAGGGTCATAAGGATGATTTTACATGCCTGGTACTGTTGAACTTACACACTTATGAGGACATTAAAATATACAtactaatgtttgtgtgtgtgtgtgtgtgtgtttttgtgtgtgtatgtgtgtgtgtgcgtgcgtgcgcatactcAGTACCTCAGCCAGTGCGAAAGCGAataagaaggtggaggaggaggaaaagctgCTGAAACTGTTCCAGGGAGCCAGTAAGAGTCAAGACGGGTTCATGCAGTGGTGTGAGCAGACGCTGCACACATTCAACTCTGCCAACAACCTGGACGGTTAGTTAATAAGGACGCATACCTTTCAGTTCACCCTTCTGTCAAACAAAGGGGAGTTATTGCTAGCTTTGATGATTTGTATCTCAACATCTATCGTGCGAGTGCAGTAATAATTGCCAGTAGTCTCAAACTGAGTATTCTGGTGCAATTGCTCCCCCTGCTGGTCTCATCTTTTGCGTCACATGAGGCTCAGGCACTAAGTGAAAACACTCttggttaaagcgatggttcggagtagaatcaccctaatgccatttgaaccgtgacacccatccacctttacacccgaagtgttttctgccgcaggcttacatcaacagagttgccgtgttattcaatgtttattccggatagcttgactcaagcgcatatggatcctgggcaccgtctccaaactttccccacaaaaataacatgtcatgacaccaaacttctacagtataacaaatgcggtttgtactcacaaaaagatgaatttgaaactttgtacaaagtccaggagtttattagtaacaacacacgagacgattagcttttctgctgctaaacatccgtcgacgtcacttcctccagctgggactgtccacagcatggcataatattgcCGGAAGCGATTGCCGACACATAGCCAGATAGCTAAGGACTGGACCATTTTTTGCTGCCATTAAAATACACAAGAATGGAAGAATACACTGCCAGCATGGAACGTGAGGATGACTCTCGCGATTTTGAAGGAAATCCATTTTTATTCGAACCCGAATATACGGACGAGGAACTGGCTGAGAtggcccagctggaggaagtgacgtcgacggatgtttagcagcagaaaagctaatcgtctcgtgtgttgttactaataaactcctggactatgtacaaagtttcaaattcatctttttgtgagtacaaaccgcatttgttatactgtagaagtttggtgtcatgacatgttatttttgtggggaaagtttggagacggtgcccaggatccatatgcgcttgagtcaagctatccggaataaacatcgaataacacggcaactctgttgatgtaagcctgcggcagaaaacacttcgggtgtaaaggtggatgggtgtcacggttcaaatggcattagggtgattctactccgaaccatcgctttaacactGGACAGTGTTTTCTGTTTTGATTTGGAAGTCTCTGTTATTTCTGTGTTAACATGCATGCACATCACAGTGCTAGTAATgagactatgttttttttttaggacAACTGTTTGTTATATGCAGCGCAAAAGGACTGCTCCAGCTCACCAAATTATACAATGCATGCAAAGAGTAATGTCCAATTTTTTtgcggatttcaccaaagagtatccaataacaAGCTCtataagtgtaattaataattgtaCACTCCTGTGAAAAATGGGCATTGCTAGCAAGGCCAGAACTCTTCACATTGAGAAAAACCCAATGACTAAGTTCAGATCTGACCAATGGCCAAGTTCTAATGAGCTGCAAGTCCTCTGGATAGTGCGCAATAAAGGAGGTTTCGATTTCACAGTGTGGACTTCTTAAATCTTACCTACTGCACTGTATATTGACCGTAAAAGGTCACTGTGTCTCTCTTGAGAGAATGTGTACTACTATACATTTGTTCATGGTCGGTCACACTGATGTTGATTGGCCCTAATGGTCTGAATGTGTTGCTGTCCTCCACAGTTCCTACATTTGCCTCTTTTCTGAAGGAGGTGGACTCGCCCTATGAAGTGCACGACTATGTCAGAGCCTACCTCGGTGACTCGCCTCAGGCCAAGGACTTTGCAAAACAGTTCCTAGAGCGCCGTGCCAAGCAGAATGCCAATCAGCAGAAACCACAGCAGATCCAGCAGCAAAAACGACAGCAGCaggtgtgtggctgtgcgtgtatgtgtggtgtgtgtgcattgcattgaATTAGTGGTGGGTGATggcaaaagaacaaaaaaacaaacaagcatttTAGGTCTACACACCTTTCTGAAGAGGTTTTAATGAATATAGTTGCAATTTACTTTAaaatataaacacactgacactctAAGTGCCCAATTTGAATGCAATAAAGTAAAGAATCAAAGTAAAGACGACAACACTatgtaagtaaacatcactctgatactgatgaAGACGATCTAGATTATTTCTCCACTTAGGCAGATTCTCAACAATCTTCTCAATGTCACGATTTAATAGCACCGTATCGCACACCTCTACATTGAATTTAGTAGATGCATTCATTCAGAGGAACTTTTAAAAGAACAcgcatactgttttcaggctgaccagaactgAACACGCCGTCTGGTTCTCAATAAGGTGCAGGAACGGGtaccggcacagttctcagtcggcctgaatgcaccaCCAGAATCTGCTACTGCTGTATGAAGGAATATAAAGTATTCTGTGCTCCAGCACATGGAgtgtagtcagagagagtagagagagagagaggttccattggcccattgtttctgggttctacaattgtaagggggggaggggggatcccccttttggcagacctgactgttctattcaatgccaggagtattatgacacgcccctttaggcagaccggaacctggtcatgttaggtgcccatagcaacctattacactggcatatctctatatacttaaagaatctctggtgtagtCCTCTCGCAGCCCTGCTCTTGACTTACGATGACCTGGTGCTTATGAACATTTGCAACAGTGGCGTGCAATGCAAGTGCATAGTTAAGGGGTTTAACATCAGTGCTGGAAGTTCTGACGCTGTCTTCTCTGTGTCGTCCACGGTTCTACTCCAGCAGGATTCTGTTTGGAGAGAAACGTCACAGCAGCAGGTCCACCAGTCCAACCACTCAAGCCTCCAACAGCAGCAGCGCTTTGAGACGGTGACATcagggaaaaagaagaaaaagcagAAGATGGTCAAAGCAGACCCCAGCCTCCTTGGTAAGCATGGCAtagaataaagtcaaaaagacgttGGCACATCTAAGAGGCCCACACCCTCAAGTCACATTTTTGTCTCCTCGGTTTGAGATGACCCATGCAGTGATCTACTGATTTCAACATTGAGTTGCCTTAGGTGTTCTACTGAGTTTAAGTGTCCTTTGTTCTTCTCCACAGGGTTTTCAGTCAATGCCGCCTCTGAAAGGTTGAACATGGGTGAGATCGAGACAGTTGAGGACTTTTGAGGAGCTGGGAGGAGACCGCTCAACACATCTGAACAGCTGCCActcaccaccaccctcccacGCCATCACTACTCatctgtttttcttttccctttgcccCCTAACCCCTGCCCTGTGTCAAATTCCAAGCAGTGGATCGCTCCTGGGAGCCTCTTGACACCCGTGTCATGCCCAACAGCCAAGAGGGTCTTAACAGGGGAAGAAAACAGAGCTCAACTCAGACTAGCCTTTACTCTGTAGAACAACTGACTGGACTTCATGGTTCGGAGAGGACCTTGTTTGATCAACAGGTGCTCGCTTCAGGACAAGTTCACCTCAACTCGTCAGTCCCCCGTGGCCAGTGCATGGCCCTGCAatctcatcctcccctcccattttattttattattttttttcttttcaaaattgACATGATGAGGGTCATGCATTTATAAAAGATTAAGTTTTATAAAGAGATGTATACCATATTTATTATTTTCCCCCAGCCTATGCCTCACCCTCTTCATTCTCCCCATTGGCTGACGGTTGTTCGTGGACGATGGTGTTATAGGACCTAAGGATGTACTTCACCACTGTCCTGTTTTAAGGACATGTCTTGAAAGTTCCAACTAGTTATCCATTTCTTGTAAAATATAAGGCTGTTTTAAAGAATAAAATATCAAATTCTGCATCTGTATTATAATTTATGGAAAGGTTGGACTAATGGAGTCatactttttttattttgcagTTTGAAATAAATCAGCAATCTGAATTTTCTGTTTAGCATTGTTTGCATTTTTGTTAAAGATTTCCAGACTGTATCCATCATCAGTGCACGCTGCAGCCATGTATGCATATATATGTATgcatataaggtgtgtgtgtatgtatatatagaTATGTCGCTTAGATGCTTTTTAATATTCTCTTCTGCAGTAATGGGATGGCTGCCATAACCTTTCATTTTAAAGTTAAGGTGATGTGTTTTAGAGTGTTGAAGCCTAGAAATGTGTTGGTCAATCAGTTACCATTCCCGTATGCCTTGAAGCTCCATTTACTGATGTTGGGTAGTGTGTGTACTTACATATTTGACAAACGTCTAAAGacttgtttgttttctcctgcaAATGAATGTGATGGGTGTGGTATGCCACCACGACTTCTGAAGACGTTGCTAAAGCTTACAAAGTGTTGAAGAGCCAGAGTGCATAGGAAACCATCAGGCACTGGGCATTGGGCTCAGAATAAAATGAAGATCAGTGTAACAACTAAATGTTACAACAGGTATGAGTTCACACACGCGGCCCAGAGGGTGGAGGCAGGGGTGCcggcagaaatgttgggccccatgaaagatttgaattttggcccccttaagggctcccgTCAGTGCTTAGAATCGGCACCCATGGGTGGAGGCATTGATTTGTTTGGGGAGACGAAGGGGTTCTCCACTTTGTCTCTTCAGTAGGGCTGTAGTGGGTGGGCTGTTGGTTTGGTTAAGGTGTTCACAAAGTCCACAGTGTCCTGGACAgcgctcctcctcttctctccttccctccctcctttccgtCTTCCCCAACGGCCGTGCGAAGAGCTGAGGAGGCAGGCCCTCACTAGCCCCATGTCCTGAGCACCTCTGCTGATTGCCCTCAGACTTCTCCAAAGAACCATGGCCACCTACAGCTGCTCCAGCTCCAgcgcatccagactcatcctccTGGCTTTCCTGGGCCTCTGTGTGGCTCTCACACGGACAGGTACAGTGCCTCTACTGACTTTAAGAGAAATGGCTACGCGCAGGGTTCGATTTgtaggggggattgtccccccttctggttttgatatcgccattttttcaacatgattttaatcactgttcaatgtaattccattgattttGCTAAAAATCTCAAACATatacccccttctggttttctgacccTGGCTAATGGGGTATTGTTGCCATGTAGGGTCTTAGGAACTGATTGCTTGTTTGTTGACTATTTCTGGGGTTAAAATTGGTGCCACAGCTTTCATTCCGCCTTGATTGAGCACTGTATAGGGCGTTGAAGATTCTGAGAAATGAGCAGCAGGGGCAGCCTGCAGCTTTAATTGTTCAGAGAGTTTAGAATGACATTTCATGTTTTCTATGAATCGGGGCATGAAGTCTTTCCCATTGATACAAAGGCAGATGGATTTGATTCACTTTGAAACGGCAACACCCACCAGGCACAAAGATAGTTAGTATGCCCAGCACAGGACATTACTCATCTCTTCACTTCACTCAACATGCAACATAAGTTTGTGTGTTCaatccatctcttcttctcttgtaAGAGTAGCCATTGTGTTGGCTACAGAAAATCCATGTGTTGCACTGTTGGCAGTTTTACGCAGTGCATGGCCAAAATGAGATCATTGTCAGGTACTGCTTCATCACGTACTGCTGTGACATGATGTGAGTATACAGGAATGAGTCACATACAGCTGTGGTTAGTAAGCCAAAAACAACCCCTGTGCATTTTTTACAAAGGTCAGGGGCCAAAGGAGGAGGCCAACGCAGGCAAGCCAGCACAGTTACTTCCTGCTCACTGCCCGACATCAGTCATGGCAATGTGTCACGTCTTATGTACAGTACATCTTGAAATCAAAACGAAATTTGTGTTAAGAGATATAGATacaaaatgactgtaattggcaATTGTTGGGAGAAGATCGAATTCAATTTCTGGGAACTTGACGTTAGAAGGCCATCACCTGAGATGTAAAATAACAAAAAGATGATTACTGAATTCTCCATTGATAGAGTACAGCATTGGAAGAGTCAGCATGACTCCTTCAGGGACCGTTTTCTTTTCTGACTAACCGGTTTTGTTTTCATTGGTTTATAGTTTTTAGACCAGAAGCATGCAATTTTGTTTGTATGTTGGAGACAGGAGTGTTCTTGTCATGTTTGTCTAAATGCCTCATTCTAAATTAACCCGACAGCATAAACACAACGTGATTGTGCAAACATTTGTTTTCTGTGGCAATGCAGGTGACAAACATGGTCATTTACCACCACGGTGGATAAGTTTAAACTTCTACAGTTTGTTTTTGTCCAGACTCTTGAGGTGTGTCATGGCCAAGGCGAGCCACATGGACTGCTCCAGAAGAGCCACCCAAACATGCACAGCCACTGTTGGGTTTTGTTCATAGCCGGCCCGTCAGTGTCACCCCATCCAACAAAGGTGAACTGAGGACATGAAACGTTGAGTCACTGTGCCCCATCCCTCCTCAGGTGGATCCAGACGACACAGATGGCATTTGCGACATTCacacatgacattttttgttctcGTCATTTCTCTCTTTAATGTGAAATCGCCATTGGAAACATGCTcttattttgagcattttttaactGTTTTTGGAAAACTAAATGCcaggaagaatatttttttactcACCATGAGTTTACCTGTTGTAAATTCTCATTGGGCTTTCATAGGCCCTACGAGTATTCCGAGGACATGATTTGGGCTGGGCGTTTTGTGCCTTGGGACATCATGTGGTTCATTTGAATTTTGAAATCAGTATCTGGAATGCAGAAGCAAATGTGATGTGGGTTTGCATTTCCATCGACAGGAAAAGATTTTGGACATTGTATAGGTGACACAGTAGAGTTCAACTTTTGCCCCAGCCATAGGAATCGCGTCAAGCTAACTGAAAGCACAAACTACAGGAAAAAATAACCCCTAAAGAAAGTGTAAACAAGCCAAGGCCTGGCTAACGCAAACGGAATATGTTGAGGGGGGGAGGGCCCTTGGTCCTCCATTTCTCGATCTGCTCATCCCAGGTCAGAGCCTTTCCACAGACTGTTTCATAAACAAGGTTGTTTAACATGCAGTGCCCAGGCTAGATTTGGGCTTGGCTGTTGCAGCAGAGAGCCGCCCTCCCTGACCGCACAAGCGGGCTTTTGTGCCCAGCAGTGAAGGCCTTATTGATGGGGCTGCTGGCCTGAGGCCCACCGGCCCGTACCTGTGGCTCACT
This genomic interval from Engraulis encrasicolus isolate BLACKSEA-1 chromosome 16, IST_EnEncr_1.0, whole genome shotgun sequence contains the following:
- the gigyf2 gene encoding GRB10-interacting GYF protein 2 isoform X5; translated protein: MAENQTLNFGPEWLRALSGGGSNSNSIASPPLSPAMPKYKLADYRYGREEMLALYVKDNKIPIDLQDKEFLPILQEDPLPPLALVPFTEEEQRNFSMSVNSAAVLRLTGRGGGTVAGAPRGRSTSRGRGRGRGDGGFYQRSFDEVEGGFGRGGREMHRSQSWEERGDRRFEKPGRKEPVEVTPAHYQLNHIRANYEEAGGPVPVRKHDLTRSESENWRTTRDELNGEDDEGGWRLAGSRRDGDRWCPPSPDGPRLAAWREHPERRRFPFDGRGEEERGYRHPRSGSGSLEDDRDALPEWCLEDAEEETGIFDSSGAFHSLKKGPKEPILEEVELDFRPMEECEEQSERDERELEESEDAVPEAKKETEGKEVVDMGKGDEEVVMPASIPAASTPPEPTAPSPLSPIQAVLQAEDSLRLPERSPEMPPEPLKGPQHMSAPLGLVEAITLPHVTSVSTDLPVTTATLPQPVLPPPLEIPAAVTTSLPFPSAVMAPVDRSVILPHDTDEDEGLKHFEQEAEKMVAYLQDGVADDELAKITDNPKLTALPITHEAALKWFYKDPQGEIQGPFSNQEMAEWFQAGYFTMTLLVKRGCDEAFQPLGEIMKLWGRVPFTPGPAPPPILGDVDQERIKRNFTAINLYQMQQLQYQYLLRQQFVQAQALAQQKAAALTPAPPPQPQPQPQQQINMLLHQALKMRSSEALLPPVTRSMSVPDSGSVWDMQNPPSQAPCTPNMQPAVPNTAWESSSVWDLPVDAMAPAPTIEQIQQLEKAKAMKMELERREAELRAKREEEERKRLEEALRAQQAQQEEEQRKRLEEEELARRKQEEALRRQRELEEAQRRQKEEEERLAQEEALRRLEERRREEEEEERRKREEFLRKQEEERRKQEELEALRKREEEKRREEEEAAAAAAAAAAAALLARQQQEEQQELLRQQEALRQRQQQQQQDALRRLQQQQQQQQLAHMKLPSSSKWGQQSTALTPQSQNALSLAEIQKLEEEKERLARQERRQQQELQKVQQQSQQVQSKLPGWGNVAKQPAATKSLLEIQREEAQQMKQRKDQKQQPPQQQQQQQQPQQQLQQPPPQPPPVQQNRTNALSSSAWGSVTSGVSTWGSDTSSIWGDTHNSNVGFWDDAIKETAQPPPPRKSNSQKNKGNANLSTSASAKANKKVEEEEKLLKLFQGASKSQDGFMQWCEQTLHTFNSANNLDVPTFASFLKEVDSPYEVHDYVRAYLGDSPQAKDFAKQFLERRAKQNANQQKPQQIQQQKRQQQQDSVWRETSQQQVHQSNHSSLQQQQRFETVTSGKKKKKQKMVKADPSLLGFSVNAASERLNMGEIETVEDF